A single region of the Triticum dicoccoides isolate Atlit2015 ecotype Zavitan chromosome 2B, WEW_v2.0, whole genome shotgun sequence genome encodes:
- the LOC119361663 gene encoding uncharacterized protein LOC119361663, which yields MVDKAAEVSQRDVAAEGVVLWDEALVKTTTPEDLQMRCKELRCYNDVPVMCLKKDVNCELENDGLLPKLEAEVSRPARQDSVPLTFGRNLAVSLDAKAGQIGEVSEHRTGMERVACGSQGGGMLSFDRGFWKGAVGDKNQFFRMEGCHENGGLSDLGRHGTEKFPRGADGLSFINANHELGSDCFLANIDEEVSFPVDEASAPSFYKSHTDVIVEDSKSHIENLTQDSVEGDMLSFESEASFRTEVSGKENQHHRMAVSKGQISSVCKDENNASLNACGLFPEIEVPLQQADKKYKFFELPPEIYLARPSYNPSCSDGLGCSGKESSAVYVGHQDSSGIKLRCPDRLVQELNAYNSFVVKPCSADFVGNANEQESQNQISESLNASNRRNPRRAASSRNRAPVEHDQINKGSSSTCKSKKVESSCSLVESTLIKFPNKTTKVRSGINRPVNSTAWGSLEKLADGFGQNCEPSTSNSHLISLENGGRSNKRSGKKEQPIVRKARSSRCPKNKFPAFSVTRYAPDELNGEPTFSVMDGAYGYPEGYRGNFPKLAPHAFLNVSDDARRTVQHTSIQTDMQQLDRCVESVAQETCPAYMCGDFAKSISEPSLNNAGVGFSPDSVLEVASVTCENNASASHDVKLRGNPSYPAALTGSDLHASDLCTSDFGKNHASSSTDFEQQPKTVRGDETDDNTRSEEINQSHAIIGYVGEGKVQGLEKSNAVRKTKMLEKQKERKKDGIKGNNIRDGSSTKISSSEASKYRAFSDDPSSLVSSGPLKFSSCFEVVTSATQGISMHEHGWVQGPSVIGKEKTSALNNVKSPRCKKSDGLRGKKDMVRDPHVKQKSKKKNIADDIFIDYGSSTLPYHLTTDLATSHTNEQGYHSPAIEFTLQNPAAISTELLGNAACLTDGASVPQPKRAAWACCDDCQKWRCIPSELADVIGENRWTCKDNDDKAFADCSIPQAKTNAEINAELELSDASADEADKDGSNSKASRAPSWTNLRSNTYLHRNRRNQSIDESMVCNCKPPQDGRMGCRDGCLNRMLNIECAKRTCPCEEQCSNQQFQRRNYAKIAWFHSGKKGYGLQLLEEVPEGRFLIEYVGEVLDITTYESRQRDYACKSKKHFYFMALDGGEVIDACTKGNLGRFINHSCSPNCRTEKWMVNGEVCIGIFAMRNIKKGEELTFDYNYVRVSGAAPQKCFCGTAKCRGYIGGDISGSGISIQHVAEAEHFEPMVTYKDAEEMLGNACSHGANPSVAELQHETSIQQEDSNSCPPVTPDSEPHQTSPILFDDSELENSWEMWSPQDAEDPTRTPVHVPRTIDSTLQQLPVHDTEPLELLPKAPNTMDGSNAPNVNQSAGSSDLGLNLVVPGFHAKKKNNLKDQRDVKSSSCSINNENTLGVEGRLNNLLDRDGGISRRKDSANEYLKLLIFVIPAAHDNTTAEQENSVTAVECDNARGTSKSARDLSLILDALLKTKSRSVLLDIINMNGLQMLHNILKQNRNTFLRRPIIRKLLKVLEFLALKGILRAEKINEEAPREKMERFRDSMLKLTRHNDKQVQTIARQFCEKWIHPYMDGPVSTSKWYTESHYRRKRKSRWDYQPESHYKMVGSQVRKVYGELGLQSGLTRNKSQPVTGSSSTGTDDDVPPGFEPQQGRYVAPGFCLPNSNISYGIPIARVEHLGTPEVEGGGNCGQKWKVAPGVPFIPFPQLQRGSPCPSTSTQMPRHDAMRQNNSSGYRGRGFDRGGRVQRNGRNGARSRYPYDHHQGRRFPSNHHRSERWQPWPQEQHDGGSGSRGRQ from the exons ATGGTGGACAAGGCGGCAGAAGTGAGTCAGCGCGACGTGGCAGCCGAGGGAGTTGTTCTGTGGGATGAAGCGTTGGTGAAGACGACAACCCCAGAGGATCTGCAGATGCGTTGCAAGGAGTTGCGCTGTTATAATGACGTCCCTGTAATGTGTCTGAAAAAAGATGTCAACTGTGAGCTGGAAAACGATGGTTTGCTGCCAAAACTTGAAGCTGAGGTCTCTCGCCCTGCCCGCCAAGATTCGGTTCCTTTGACCTTCGGGCGTAACCTCGCTGTTTCTTTGGATGCCAAGGCTGGTCAGATTGGTGAAGTATCTGAACACAGAACTGGCATGGAGAGAGTGGCCTGTGGCTCACAGGGAGGAGGTATGCTGTCATTTGACCGTGGATTTTGGAAGGGGGCTGTTGGAGACAAGAATCAGTTTTTCAGGATGGAAGGATGTCATGAAAATGGGGGCTTGTCAGATCTGGGGAGGCATGGCACTGAGAAATTTCCACGAGGTGCTGATGGTCTGAGTTTTATCAATGCTAATCATGAGCTGGGAAGTGATTGCTTTTTGGCAAATATTGATGAAGAGGTGTCCTTCCCTGTTGACGAGGCTTCTGCCCCTTCCTTCTACAAGAGCCATACGGATGTTATTGTAGAAGATAGCAAGTCACACATAGAGAATTTAACTCAAGATTCAGTGGAAGGAGATATGCTTTCATTTGAGAGCGAGGCCAGTTTTCGTACTGAGGTTTCTGGGAAAGAGAatcaacatcataggatggcagtgTCAAAGGGTCAGATTTCATCTGTTTGTAAAGATGAAAATAATGCAAGTCTAAATGCTTGTGGTCTTTTTCCTGAAATAGAAGTTCCACTCCAACAAGCTGACAAAAAATACAAGTTCTTTGAACTACCCCCAGAGATATACCTGGCTAGACCTTCCTATAACCCTTCTTGCTCAGATGGACTTGGTTGTAGTGGCAAGGAATCATCTGCTGTGTACGTGGGCCATCAAGATTCTTCAGGTATCAAATTGCGCTGTCCAGATCGTTTGGTACAAGAGCTCAATGCATATAACTCTTTCGTTGTCAAACCTTGCTCTGCTGATTTTGTTGGAAATGCCAACGAACAAGAATCACAAAATCAAATTTCAGAGTCATTAAATGCCTCCAATCGTAGGAATCCAAGAAGAGCCGCCTCGTCAAGAAATCGTGCTCCTGTGGAACATGATCAAATAAACAAAGGAAGCAGTAGCACATGCAAATCTAAGAAGGTCGAGAGTTCATGCTCTTTAGTTGAAAGCACCTTGATTAAGTTCCCAAACAAAACTACCAAGGTAAGAAGTGGCATCAACAGACCAGTGAATTCGACTGCCTGGGGCAGTCTAGAAAAGCTAGCAGATGGTTTTGGTCAGAACTGTGAACCTTCTACCTCTAATTCTCATCTGATTTCCCTTGAAAATGGTGGGAGATCAAACAAAAGATCTGGGAAGAAAGAGCAGCCAATTGTTCGAAAGGctcgaagttcaagatgtccaaAAAATAAGTTCCCTGCCTTTTCTGTTACCAGATATGCACCGGATGAATTGAATGGCGAACCTACCTTTTCAGTCATGGATGGTGCTTATGGCTACCCAGAAGGTTACAGAGGGAACTTTCCTAAGTTGGCTCCTCATGCATTTCTCAATGTTTCTGATGATGCTCGCAGAACTGTGCAACATACGTCTATCCAGACTGACATGCAGCAGTTAGACAGGTGCGTGGAGAGTGTTGCTCAAGAAACATGCCCTGCGTACATGTGTGGAGATTTTGCTAAATCAATTTCCGAACCTTCTCTCAATAATGCCGGTGTTGGATTTTCGCCCGACTCTGTTTTGGAGGTAGCCTCTGTTACGTGTGAAAACAACGCCTCTGCAAGCCATGATGTTAAACTGCGTGGAAACCCATCTTATCCTGCTGCATTGACTGGAAGTGATCTTCATGCATCTGATTTATGTACTTCTGACTTTGGAAAAAATCATGCGTCATCATCAACAGATTTTGAGCAGCAGCCCAAAACTGTGAGGGGTGATGAAACTGATGATAACACAAGAAGTGAAGAGATTAACCAGTCTCACGCCATAATTGGTTATGTTGGTGAGGGAAAAGTGCAAGGCTTAGAGAAGTCCAATGCAGTGAGGAAAACTAAGATGTTGGAGAAGCAGAAAGAGCGAAAGAAAGATGGAATAAAGGGAAATAACATAAGAGATGGAAGTTCCACCAAAATTTCATCAAGTGAAGCTTCAAAATACAGGGCCTTCTCTGATGATCCATCTTCACTTGTTTCATCAGGACCTTTAAAGTTCAGTTCTTGTTTCGAGGTCGTAACTTCTGCCACACAGGGTATCAGTATGCATGAACATGGCTGGGTGCAGGGTCCTTCTGTAATTGGCAAGGAGAAAACAAGTGCACTTAACAATGTGAAATCGCCGAGGTGCAAGAAAAGTGATGGTCTTAGAGGGAAGAAGGATATGGTGCGGGATCCACATGTGAAGCAAAAAAGCAAGAAGAAAAATATAGCAGATGACATTTTCATTGATTATGGATCGTCTACTTTACCTTATCATCTCACTACTGATCTGGCAACATCTCACACGAATGAACAGG GTTATCATAGTCCAGCTATTGAATTTACACTCCAGAATCCCGCCGCTATATCTACCGAATTACTGGGAAATGCTGCTTGCTTAACAGATGGTGCATCTGTACCGCAGCCTAAACGTGCTGCATGggcatgttgtgatgattgccaaaAGTGGCGCTGTATACCATCTGAATTGGCAGATGTCATTGGAGAAAACAGATG GACTTGCAAGGACAACGATGACAAGGCGTTTGCTGATTGTTCTATACCACAAGCGAAGACAAACGCTGAGATCAATGCTGAGCTTGAACTTTCAGATGCATCTGCTGATGAAGCTGACAAGGATGGATCAAACTCAAAAG CTTCTAGGGCACCGTCCTGGACAAATCTTAGGTCGAACACATATCTACATCGTAACCGAAGGAATCAATCCATCGATGAG AGCATGGTATGCAACTGCAAGCCTCCTCAAGACGGCCGAATGGGTTGTAGAGATGGCTGTTTGAACAGAATGCTCAATATCGAATGTGCAAAACGTACATGTCCATGCGAGGAGCAATGTTCTAATCAGCAg TTTCAAAGGCGCAACTATGCAAAAATTGCATGGTTCCATTCTGGTAAGAAGGGCTATGGATTGCAGTTGCTAGAAGAAGTACCTGAAGGACGGTTCCTTATTGAATATGTTGGCGAG GTTCTTGATATAACGACTTATGAATCCCGCCAAAGAGATTATGCTTGTAAGAGCAAGAAGCATTTCTACTTTATGGCACTAGATGGTGGTGAG GTAATAGATGCCTGCACCAAGGGAAACTTGGGCCGGTTCATCAATCATAGCTGCAGTCCTAATTGTCGCACAGAGAAG TGGATGGTCAATGGAGAAGTTTGCATTGGAATTTTTGCTATGAGGAACATCAAAAAG GGTGAAGAATTAACGTTTGATTACAACTATGTTCGTGTATCTGGTGCTGCTCCTCAAAAATGCTTTTGTGGCACTGCCAAATGCCGGGGTTACATTGGTGGAGACATATCAGGGTCTGGTATCAGCATCCAACATGTTGCAGAAGCAGAGCATTTTGAACCCATGGTCACTTACAAGGATGCTGAGGAAATGCTAGGAAATGCATGTTCGCATGGTGCAAATCCAAGTGTTGCTGAGCTTCAGCATGAAACCTCCATCCAACAAGAAGATTCAAATAGCTGCCCACCTGTAACCCCAGACTCTGAACCTCACCAAACTTCCCCTATCTTATTTGATGATAGTGAGCTAGAAAATTCCTGGGAAATGTGGAGCCCACAGGATGCCGAAGACCCCACCCGTACACCTGTCCATGTGCCCCGAACAATAGATAGCACTTTGCAGCAGTTACCAGTACATGACACTGAGCCATTAGAATTGTTGCCAAAGGCTCCTAACACAATGGATGGATCAAATGCTCCAAATGTGAATCAATCAGCAGGTAGCTCCGATTTGGGGCTCAACCTGGTGGTACCTGGTTTCCATGCTAAGAAGAAAAACAATCTAAAAGATCAGAGAGATGTAAAATCATCATCATGTTCTATTAACAATGAAAATACTCTCGGAG TTGAAGGAAGACTGAACAACCTACTGGATCGAGATGGAGGTATTAGCAGACGAAAA GATTCAGCAAATGAATATTTGAAGCTTCTTATATTTGTGATCCCAGCGGCACATGACAATACCACAGCGGAACAGGAAAATTCTGTGACCGCAGTGGAATGTGACAATGCCAGGGGCACATCTAAAAG TGCAAGGGATCTTTCGTTAATTCTTGATGCACTTCTAAAAACAAAATCACGCTCCGTcctgttggatatcatcaacatgaaTG GATTGCAGATGCTTCATAATATATTGAAGCAGAATCGGAACACCTTTCTTCGAAGACCTATAATACGGAAGCTTCTGAAG GTATTGGAGTTTCTAGCTTTGAAGGGAATCCTGAGAGCTGAAAAAATAAATGAAGAAGCCCCACGTGAGAAAATGGAAAG ATTCAGGGACTCGATGTTGAAATTGACCCGGCATAATGATAAACAG GTTCAAACTATCGCTCGGCAATTCTGTGAGAAGTGGATCCATCCTTATATGGATGGACCTGTTTCAACTTCAAAATGGTATACAGAATCCCACTATAGAAGAAAGCGCAAGAGCCGTTGGGATTATCAACCAGAATCCCACTATAAAATGGTTGGATCACAAGTTCGGAAAGTCTATGGAGAATTGGGTCTTCAGTCTGGCTTGACCAGAAATAAGTCGCAGCCTGTGACGGGAAGCAGCTCAACAGGCACAGACGATGATGTGCCTCCTGGGTTTGAGCCTCAGCAGGGTCGTTATGTAGCTCCAGGATTCTGCCTCCCTAACTCAAATATTTCATATGGGATTCCCATCGCTCGTGTTGAGCACCTGGGAACCCCAGAAGTTGAAGGAGGTGGCAACTGTGGCCAGAAATGGAAAGTCGCACCTGGTGTGCCTTTTATCCCTTTCCCACAGTTGCAACGAGGGAGTCCTTGTCCTTCTACTTCAACTCAGATGCCCCGTCACGACGCCATGAGGCAGAATAACAGTTCAGGATATCGAGGGAGAGGTTTTGACAGGGGTGGAAGGGTGCAAAGGAATGGGAGGAATGGGGCAAGATCGAGATATCCGTATGATCATCATCAAGGAAGAAGATTCCCAAGCAATCATCATAGATCTGAAAGATGGCAGCCCTGGCCCCAGGAGCAGCATGACGGTGGTTCGGGATCTAGGGGTAGACAATGA
- the LOC119361662 gene encoding tau-cadinol synthase-like, protein MASAVTATPERVCSFEPSVWDDFFIHYEPQPLKTSEDCLRAKAQKLQEDVQMLFQTFTSVVQKMNLIDTLQRLGIDHLFEDQINTTMNEIHKKEFDSCSLYDVALRFRLLRERGLWVSPDVFSKFKGKDGRLNRDIISEPMGLLSLYNAAYLSIPGESELDEAIVFARHHLESMRGSINYPFSEQVKRNLEIPLPRTLKRLDAPYYIAEYQQEKAYNPSILELAKLDFNLLQRLHQEELKAFCRWGSDLYEEVRLTYSRHRIVECYFWSYTEYYERHYGDARIILAKLLVLATLLDDTFDMHATLEEGRKLNEAIQRWDESAIPLLPEYLKRYFVRLMNTFKEFEDEVKPDHKYRVAYSTKAFQNLCKHYQQESEWFHSSHIPSFEDHVKCSIISAGTPTLFVGSLVGMGDEASKEAFEWAIGCTDAVRACAEVARFMDDLASFKHGKNKFDVASSIESYINQHHCTDEVAMDVLDNLVEDAWKTTNQARFDRGALLPLVNRAANFTKSMTLLFRNKCDRYTFSRGNKDRIQQQFVHPIPL, encoded by the exons ATGGCATCTGCTGTTACGGCCACTCCCGAGAGAGTTTGTAGCTTCGAGCCATCGGTGTGGGATGACTTCTTCATACATTACGAGCCACAACCACTCAAG ACATCCGAAGATTGCTTGAGGGCGAAGGCTCAAAAACTTCAGGAGGACGTACAGATGTTGTTTCAGACATTTACCAGTGTTGTGCAAAAAATGAACTTGATCGACACACTCCAACGTCTCGGAATTGATCACCTGTTTGAAGATCAGATCAACACAACGATGAATGAAATCCACAAGAAGGAATTCGACAGTTGTAGCCTATATGATGTTGCTCTTCGCTTCCGCTTGCTTCGAGAGCGTGGCCTTTGGGTGTCTCCAG ATGTATTCAGTAAGTTCAAGGGCAAAGATGGGAGATTGAACAGGGATATAATTAGTGAACCAATGGGATTATTGAGTTTATACAACGCAGCTTACCTATCGATCCCTGGTGAATCGGAACTCGATGAAGCCATCGTTTTCGCACGCCATCATCTCGAATCCATGAGGGGCAGCAttaattaccctttttctgaacaagtCAAACGGAACCTTGAGATACCACTACCAAGGACTTTGAAGAGGCTTGATGCGCCATATTACATTGCAGAGTACCAACAAGAGAAAGCATACAACCCGTCTATATTGGAACTTGCAAAGCTCGACTTTAATCTTCTGCAGCGGCTTCACCAAGAGGAACTTAAGGCTTTCTGCCG GTGGGGAAGTGATCTATATGAAGAAGTGAGACTAACCTACTCTCGGCATCGTATTGTTGAATGCTATTTCTGGTCCTATACGGAGTACTATGAACGACATTATGGAGATGCAAGAATAATCCTTGCCAAGTTACTTGTTCTGGCAACCCTATTAGATGACACTTTCGATATGCATGCTACATTAGAAGAGGGCCGAAAGCTCAATGAAGCAATACAAAG ATGGGATGAGAGTGCTATTCCTCTTTTACCAGAGTACTTGAAAAGGTACTTTGTAAGGTTGATGAATACTTTCAAAGAGTTTGAGGATGAAGTGAAGCCAGATCACAAGTACCGTGTTGCTTACAGTACCAAAGCG TTCCAAAATTTGTGCAAGCACTATCAACAGGAATCTGAATGGTTTCATAGCAGTCACATACCAAGTTTTGAAGATCACGTCAAATGCTCGATCATCTCCGCTGGTACTCCGACACTATTTGTCGGTTCACTTGTGGGTATGGGTGACGAAGCATCAAAGGAAGCATTCGAGTGGGCCATCGGTTGTACCGATGCTGTAAGGGCTTGTGCTGAGGTGGCACGTTTCATGGATGACTTGGCTTCGTTTAAG CATGGGAAGAACAAATTTGATGTGGCTAGCTCCATCGAAAGCTACATCAAccagcatcattgcacggatgaggTAGCTATGGACGTGTTGGATAATCTGGTCGAAGATGCATGGAAAACTACCAATCAGGCACGATTTGACCGTGGTGCGCTGCTCCCGCTTGTGAACCGAGCTGCGAACTTCACCAAGAGCATGACCTTGTTGTTCCGTAACAAATGTGACCGCTACACATTCAGTCGTGGCAACAAAGACAGGATCCAGCAGCAGTTCGTACACCCTATCCCCCTCTAG